A stretch of the Methanomicrobia archaeon genome encodes the following:
- a CDS encoding mannosyl-3-phosphoglycerate synthase: MLIEMPRHTEIFGSVKIHEMQRVLKIDSGRFENPRAKDIPFDAIKDILRRFAIIVPVKDEKIHLLDGVLRAIPFDCTVIVVSNSKREGPDFYKMEMDVVKNLHDLTQQEILIVHQKDPDLGFAFYDVGYGHLLRRDKIVRDGKAEGMIIGMLLAKALGKDYIGFADADNYIPGSVREYVIDYAAGFCMAESPYSMVRLHWRYKPKVVEDKLYFQKWGRVSETTNKYLNLLISAHTGFETRVVITGNAGEHALTTKLADILSYSTGYSIEPCHFVCLFDRFGVGVENTADMEAANAGIEIFQIETLNPHIHEEKGRAHINNMLLGSLQTIYHCKLCTDYVRSKVLEELGDILEWEGPKKNLVLPPFGEIDAPRFMKLLESTAETFARFEQGAIVSEGGDKAYLKEESPHTV, from the coding sequence ATGCTTATTGAAATGCCAAGGCATACCGAGATTTTTGGCTCCGTGAAGATTCACGAGATGCAGCGTGTTTTGAAGATTGATTCGGGGCGATTCGAAAATCCACGCGCTAAAGACATCCCCTTTGATGCCATCAAAGATATTTTACGGCGTTTCGCTATCATCGTACCCGTGAAGGATGAAAAAATACATTTGCTAGACGGTGTTTTACGAGCCATTCCTTTTGACTGCACCGTTATTGTGGTCTCGAATAGCAAGCGAGAGGGACCAGATTTCTACAAAATGGAGATGGACGTGGTAAAGAATCTCCACGATCTAACGCAGCAAGAGATACTTATTGTACACCAAAAAGACCCTGATTTGGGCTTTGCGTTTTATGACGTGGGTTATGGCCATCTTCTTCGTCGGGATAAGATAGTCAGGGACGGTAAGGCAGAGGGTATGATTATCGGCATGCTGCTTGCGAAAGCACTTGGCAAGGATTACATTGGATTCGCCGATGCCGACAACTACATCCCCGGTTCGGTTCGTGAATACGTAATAGATTATGCTGCGGGATTCTGCATGGCTGAATCGCCCTACAGCATGGTTCGACTGCACTGGCGTTATAAGCCAAAGGTAGTGGAGGATAAGCTCTATTTCCAGAAATGGGGGCGGGTAAGCGAGACCACGAACAAGTATCTCAATCTCTTAATATCAGCACACACCGGCTTTGAAACCCGCGTTGTGATAACAGGCAATGCAGGTGAGCATGCGCTGACCACAAAGCTCGCAGACATCTTGAGCTATTCAACCGGCTACTCGATCGAACCATGCCACTTCGTCTGTTTGTTTGATCGGTTTGGGGTGGGTGTAGAAAATACTGCAGATATGGAAGCTGCGAATGCAGGTATCGAGATCTTTCAGATTGAGACGTTAAACCCGCACATACACGAAGAGAAAGGAAGGGCACATATTAATAACATGCTGCTCGGCTCGCTCCAAACGATTTACCACTGCAAGCTCTGCACTGATTACGTACGGTCAAAAGTTCTTGAGGAGCTGGGCGATATTCTGGAGTGGGAGGGGCCAAAGAAGAACCTCGTATTGCCGCCCTTTGGAGAAATCGATGCACCGCGATTTATGAAGTTGCTTGAAAGCACTGCGGAAACCTTCGCACGATTTGAACAGGGTGCTATCGTGAGTGAAGGAGGGGATAAGGCGTATTTGAAGGAAGAAAGTCCTCACACGGTGTAG
- the ectB gene encoding diaminobutyrate--2-oxoglutarate transaminase produces MNNRSIFDRLESNVRSYCRDFPVVFDKARGAILEDKTGRQYLDFLAGAGTLNYGHNNPVLKRTLQDYIESDGIVHGLDMATEAKKTFMETFETLILHPQNMHYKLQFTGPTGTNAVEAALKIARKVTGRQIIVSFTNGFHGVTLGSVAATGNSHFRDGCGIQPQGTVFMPYDGYMGKDIDTTEYLDKMLTDASSGLDRPAAVIVETVQGEGGINVASFAWLRSLEEICRKHDILLILDDIQMGCGRTGTFFSFEEAGISPDIITLSKSLSGYGLPFSLVLMKPELDLWKPGEHNGTFRGNNLAFVTATATLEFYWRDDAFSQEVKRKGLLLRDRLEKLVSMDPNGILSVRGRGMIQALDCKTGELANKITKTAFERGLILETSGSNGQVVKCLIPLTITDEQLNKGLDILEESVGEVLGTISGRASSTSELEIEVVT; encoded by the coding sequence ATGAACAACCGTAGTATTTTCGACCGTCTTGAATCAAACGTGCGCAGTTATTGCCGTGATTTTCCGGTGGTGTTTGACAAGGCCCGGGGAGCCATTCTGGAAGACAAGACGGGTAGACAGTACCTGGACTTCCTTGCAGGCGCTGGAACTTTGAATTACGGGCATAATAACCCGGTATTGAAGCGAACATTGCAGGACTACATCGAGTCAGATGGTATCGTACATGGTCTTGACATGGCAACCGAGGCGAAGAAGACCTTTATGGAAACGTTTGAGACGCTCATTCTACATCCTCAAAATATGCACTACAAGCTGCAGTTTACCGGACCAACGGGTACCAACGCAGTAGAGGCGGCCCTTAAAATTGCGCGCAAGGTGACCGGGCGTCAGATCATTGTATCGTTCACCAATGGCTTCCATGGCGTGACTCTTGGTTCTGTTGCAGCTACCGGCAACAGTCACTTCCGCGATGGTTGTGGCATACAGCCTCAGGGCACCGTGTTTATGCCCTACGACGGTTACATGGGCAAGGATATTGACACCACAGAGTATTTGGACAAGATGCTAACCGACGCGAGCAGTGGTTTGGATCGTCCAGCGGCTGTAATCGTGGAGACGGTACAGGGTGAGGGCGGCATCAATGTGGCCAGCTTTGCCTGGCTGCGCTCTCTGGAAGAGATCTGCCGCAAGCATGATATTCTACTAATCCTCGATGATATCCAGATGGGCTGCGGGCGTACCGGCACGTTTTTCAGTTTTGAGGAAGCAGGCATATCCCCGGACATTATCACGCTTTCGAAATCCTTGAGCGGTTACGGGCTGCCTTTTTCGCTCGTTCTGATGAAGCCTGAACTGGACCTGTGGAAGCCTGGTGAGCACAACGGCACCTTCCGGGGTAACAACCTCGCCTTTGTCACTGCAACAGCAACACTCGAGTTCTACTGGCGTGACGATGCGTTTTCCCAGGAAGTGAAGCGCAAAGGACTGTTACTACGCGATCGTCTGGAGAAGCTGGTGAGTATGGATCCAAACGGTATTTTATCCGTACGCGGTCGGGGTATGATACAGGCTCTGGACTGTAAGACAGGTGAATTAGCTAACAAAATCACCAAAACTGCCTTCGAGAGGGGGTTGATATTGGAAACCTCGGGTTCAAATGGCCAGGTCGTTAAGTGCCTCATTCCACTAACGATTACCGATGAACAACTGAACAAAGGTCTGGACATCCTTGAAGAAAGCGTAGGAGAAGTTCTGGGAACTATTTCCGGCAGGGCTTCGAGCACGAGTGAACTTGAAATAGAAGTGGTGACATGA
- the ectA gene encoding diaminobutyrate acetyltransferase, whose protein sequence is MVQSSSETSEQSKLVLRRPRVEDAAQIHALITACKPLDLNSIYCYLLLCQHFADTCVVAEEDGKILAFLSGYCLPTNAEVFFIWQVAVERRLRGQGVGKRMLRTVLQRSVCQHCHFLETTIIPSNIASLNLFLSVARDLDTHCIESICFSKDHFGHEIHEAEHLLHIGPFNVKSEDK, encoded by the coding sequence ATGGTGCAGAGTAGTTCAGAAACGAGTGAGCAAAGCAAGCTCGTTTTACGTAGACCACGGGTGGAAGATGCCGCACAAATCCATGCATTAATAACCGCGTGTAAACCACTGGATTTGAACTCGATTTATTGTTATTTATTGCTCTGTCAGCACTTTGCCGATACCTGTGTGGTTGCCGAAGAGGATGGCAAGATTCTCGCTTTTCTATCAGGATATTGTCTACCCACAAACGCCGAAGTCTTTTTTATATGGCAGGTCGCGGTCGAGAGGCGACTGAGAGGCCAGGGCGTCGGCAAGCGTATGTTACGCACCGTATTGCAACGATCTGTTTGCCAGCACTGTCATTTTCTGGAAACTACCATTATTCCTTCCAATATCGCTTCTTTGAACCTGTTTCTGTCTGTTGCCCGAGATCTTGATACTCACTGCATCGAAAGCATCTGCTTTTCCAAGGATCATTTCGGTCACGAGATTCATGAAGCGGAACATCTGCTTCATATCGGACCGTTTAACGTTAAGTCGGAGGATAAATGA
- a CDS encoding glycoside hydrolase, whose protein sequence is MAKKKMEAKDTIYLVPHTHYDAIWAFTKEDYFYINMLLILKGVAELVEKTDFKFLVEQTFLLEEVERRYPELFSQIVAHIKAGKMEVADGEYLMADTMLPNGETLVREVLVGKRYVKDKFGVDVPVMWQADSFGLNAQLPQIYKKLGYKYVAFRRGIPENKPSEFLWEGLDGTQILTHWMPLGYRAGLDLTKLDESYDKLKKAAVTSNILMPSGSGVTMPQPETPFAVKEWNNKHGKKALMKIATPLEYFEALEKDVEGLDLAVRKGEMYSGQYSEVFPDCCSSRMWIKQGLCNYENWLECVERWGTISWLLNSYYPSDELRESWRKILFIAFHDVIPGTGMDPGYDEVKQYFNFLKTYMSALCPRIFSQLIEEEAEFGEHTRSLEKGAEEHESGDIIVFNSLSWEVKNWLEMDLNFEQGEVVSIGGLKSDAEEIEIEVIRFTRYVDDSLKYARVGFVATVPAMGYNVYTILEREPRRYAFDPDFIRIHGNTIENRFFGVEVNPANGLIDVLHKGEAACSTACKANELVLEEETGDLYYHRQELCIPLKTETGEGVKYGAFRLKNFNIQKSPLRRVINVETDYFSLRWPYRLTEKMEPRIWRHKFLECTKKIVVYKGVPRIDFITTVVDKHPRARLRVKFSTNIKAADYVCGTQFGAVSRPRSEIRCPSGEGEEGETWHTWVEKPRGVYPSQKWFDYSDGEKGLTIIHHGIPENVIKDGGIYLTLLRSVSMLSSNGKAGPAVPVPDAREMKKYTFRYAIYPHGGDWREAEPYRHALEFNIDLDAMQLPKGVKVPLKRSFLKIEPTSVILSALKRAEGGDDTILRFYETKGEKADAEITLFKAPTEVRVVNLLEEEDNELAKEVKQEGKSIMLTVNPFEIVTLRMKF, encoded by the coding sequence ATGGCTAAAAAGAAGATGGAAGCCAAAGATACGATTTATCTCGTTCCGCACACGCACTATGATGCTATCTGGGCGTTCACGAAGGAGGATTATTTCTACATCAATATGCTGCTCATTCTGAAAGGGGTGGCGGAGCTGGTGGAAAAGACCGATTTCAAGTTCCTCGTCGAGCAAACCTTCCTGCTGGAGGAGGTGGAGAGACGGTATCCCGAACTGTTCTCCCAGATCGTAGCGCACATCAAGGCAGGCAAGATGGAAGTTGCCGACGGTGAATACCTGATGGCGGACACGATGCTGCCGAATGGCGAGACGCTGGTGAGAGAGGTACTGGTGGGAAAGCGGTACGTTAAAGATAAATTCGGCGTCGATGTCCCGGTAATGTGGCAGGCGGACAGTTTCGGTCTGAATGCCCAGCTTCCGCAGATCTATAAAAAATTAGGCTACAAGTATGTTGCATTCCGGCGTGGGATACCGGAGAATAAACCCTCGGAATTCCTGTGGGAGGGCCTGGATGGGACGCAAATTTTGACGCACTGGATGCCGTTGGGATACCGAGCAGGCTTGGACTTGACAAAGCTGGATGAGAGTTATGATAAGCTCAAGAAAGCGGCGGTGACCTCTAATATCTTGATGCCTTCCGGGAGTGGTGTGACCATGCCACAGCCAGAAACACCGTTTGCGGTCAAGGAGTGGAACAACAAGCATGGTAAAAAAGCGCTGATGAAGATCGCGACACCGCTTGAATACTTCGAAGCGCTGGAAAAAGACGTAGAAGGCTTGGACCTTGCCGTTCGGAAGGGCGAGATGTATTCAGGGCAGTATTCCGAGGTTTTTCCTGATTGCTGCTCGAGCAGGATGTGGATAAAGCAGGGGCTTTGCAACTACGAGAATTGGCTGGAGTGCGTCGAGCGATGGGGTACTATCTCCTGGCTCCTTAATAGTTACTATCCTTCTGATGAGTTACGAGAGAGTTGGCGGAAAATTTTATTCATCGCATTCCATGACGTGATCCCCGGAACGGGTATGGATCCTGGTTACGATGAAGTGAAGCAATACTTTAACTTCCTCAAGACCTATATGTCCGCGCTCTGCCCTCGCATATTCTCTCAGCTCATAGAGGAGGAAGCGGAATTCGGAGAGCATACCCGTTCCCTTGAGAAGGGCGCGGAGGAGCATGAAAGCGGCGATATCATTGTGTTCAACTCGCTCTCGTGGGAAGTGAAGAACTGGCTGGAGATGGATTTGAATTTCGAGCAGGGTGAAGTGGTGTCGATCGGCGGTTTGAAAAGTGACGCTGAAGAGATTGAGATAGAAGTTATACGTTTTACACGGTATGTTGATGATTCACTGAAATATGCGCGCGTGGGTTTTGTTGCTACGGTTCCCGCGATGGGATATAATGTCTACACGATCCTCGAGCGTGAGCCTCGACGCTATGCGTTCGATCCCGATTTTATACGGATACACGGTAATACCATAGAGAATAGATTCTTCGGCGTGGAGGTGAACCCTGCTAACGGCTTGATTGATGTGCTTCACAAGGGCGAGGCCGCATGCAGTACAGCCTGTAAAGCAAATGAACTTGTGCTGGAAGAAGAAACGGGAGACCTGTACTACCACAGGCAGGAATTATGCATTCCCTTGAAAACCGAAACGGGTGAAGGAGTGAAGTACGGCGCGTTCAGGCTGAAAAATTTCAATATACAAAAGAGCCCGTTGCGGCGGGTGATCAATGTCGAGACCGATTATTTCTCGCTCCGATGGCCGTACCGTTTGACGGAGAAGATGGAACCGCGAATATGGCGGCATAAATTTTTGGAATGCACGAAAAAAATAGTTGTTTATAAAGGCGTTCCGCGAATAGATTTCATCACCACGGTGGTGGACAAGCATCCGAGAGCACGGCTCCGCGTGAAATTCTCCACGAATATAAAAGCCGCTGATTATGTCTGTGGCACGCAATTTGGTGCGGTTTCTCGCCCACGAAGCGAAATTAGATGCCCGTCGGGAGAAGGAGAAGAAGGCGAGACGTGGCATACGTGGGTCGAAAAGCCTCGGGGAGTATATCCATCACAAAAGTGGTTTGATTATTCTGACGGCGAGAAAGGGTTAACAATAATTCATCACGGGATACCGGAAAACGTGATAAAAGACGGGGGCATCTATTTGACATTGCTCAGAAGCGTTTCTATGCTCTCCTCTAATGGTAAGGCCGGCCCTGCAGTACCGGTTCCCGATGCGCGCGAGATGAAAAAGTACACGTTCCGGTATGCTATTTACCCGCACGGAGGCGATTGGCGTGAGGCCGAACCCTATAGGCATGCGCTGGAGTTCAACATCGATTTAGATGCGATGCAGCTACCAAAGGGCGTAAAAGTGCCTTTAAAACGGTCATTTTTGAAAATCGAACCGACAAGTGTAATCCTATCAGCACTGAAGCGAGCCGAGGGTGGCGACGACACTATTCTGCGATTTTATGAGACAAAAGGCGAAAAAGCAGATGCAGAAATAACGCTCTTTAAAGCGCCCACGGAGGTCAGGGTGGTGAACCTGCTGGAGGAAGAGGATAACGAGTTGGCAAAAGAGGTGAAGCAGGAAGGTAAGAGTATAATGTTGACGGTAAACCCCTTTGAGATCGTTACGTTGCGGATGAAATTCTGA
- a CDS encoding ectoine synthase: MIVRTLADAEKSARCIVSENWESARLLLKGDNMGFSFHITTIYAGTETPIWYQNHLESVYCMEGEGEVETVLEGKIYPIQPGTIYVLDNHDQHLLRAKTQMKLACVFNPPLSGTEVHDENGVYPLDAAEISD, from the coding sequence ATGATCGTAAGAACGCTTGCTGATGCGGAGAAAAGTGCCCGGTGCATCGTTTCCGAGAATTGGGAGAGTGCCCGTTTGCTGCTGAAAGGCGATAATATGGGCTTTTCCTTCCACATCACGACCATCTATGCCGGTACGGAGACACCTATCTGGTATCAGAACCATCTGGAATCCGTGTACTGCATGGAAGGAGAGGGTGAAGTAGAGACAGTACTTGAAGGTAAGATTTACCCGATTCAGCCTGGCACCATCTACGTTCTGGACAACCATGACCAGCACTTACTGCGGGCCAAGACGCAAATGAAGTTGGCCTGCGTCTTCAATCCACCCCTCAGCGGAACGGAGGTCCATGACGAGAACGGCGTTTATCCGCTGGACGCCGCGGAAATCAGTGACTAA
- the mpgP gene encoding mannosyl-3-phosphoglycerate phosphatase: protein MKKVLFTDLDGTMLDLFDYSYEAAIPALESLKERKIPVIFCTAKTLAENEYYHTILGVEDPFIVDNGGAIFIPKNYFSFEFACKERGDYYVIELGASYAALRAALTAIRSETGFKITGFGDMTAEEVATDANLSVEAAERAKQKEYNESFIFDVDEPEDKEALLFAKIEEKGFAVTHGGRYYNIHGRNADKGMAVKRLTALFKQEYGGEVKTIGVGDSRNDIPMLSAVDQPALVKNKKGSWLEFTLPNLYRAQGEGPEGWTEVVERFISDK from the coding sequence ATGAAAAAAGTGCTCTTCACCGATCTCGACGGTACCATGCTCGATCTCTTCGATTATTCGTACGAAGCAGCTATTCCGGCTCTGGAATCCTTGAAAGAGCGAAAGATCCCTGTCATTTTTTGCACCGCGAAGACCTTGGCGGAGAACGAATATTACCATACCATTTTGGGCGTGGAGGACCCGTTTATCGTTGATAATGGCGGGGCGATCTTCATACCCAAGAATTATTTCTCGTTCGAGTTCGCGTGTAAGGAACGGGGCGATTACTACGTTATCGAGCTCGGTGCGTCGTATGCTGCGTTGAGAGCGGCCTTAACGGCGATCCGCTCGGAAACGGGCTTCAAAATAACCGGGTTCGGCGATATGACGGCAGAGGAAGTGGCGACCGATGCGAATCTGAGCGTCGAAGCGGCGGAGCGTGCGAAGCAGAAGGAATACAACGAGAGCTTCATCTTCGATGTCGATGAGCCGGAGGATAAAGAGGCTCTTTTGTTCGCGAAGATCGAAGAGAAGGGTTTCGCGGTCACGCACGGTGGACGCTACTACAACATTCACGGGAGGAATGCGGACAAGGGGATGGCAGTGAAGAGACTCACGGCACTCTTCAAGCAGGAATACGGCGGCGAGGTGAAGACTATAGGTGTCGGTGACAGCAGGAATGACATTCCGATGCTCAGCGCCGTGGACCAGCCGGCCCTGGTAAAGAACAAAAAAGGCTCGTGGCTTGAGTTCACACTGCCGAATCTGTATAGGGCGCAGGGCGAAGGGCCGGAAGGCTGGACGGAGGTAGTAGAAAGGTTTATAAGTGATAAATGA
- a CDS encoding Lrp/AsnC family transcriptional regulator: MVSKIDAQILEILQRDVRTPISKIAKEVGLSENGVRYRLEKLEKGGYIRSYTILLNPKKFGKRILALFNLEIEPKAMRSTLPKLVKLNEFIKIYQTTGQFSINAVGLFDNENNLTSFINNKLLLEFPIQNYTVEIVMRKVKDTDYEI; the protein is encoded by the coding sequence ATGGTGAGCAAAATAGATGCCCAGATCCTTGAGATACTGCAACGTGACGTTCGCACGCCGATATCTAAGATCGCAAAAGAGGTCGGGTTAAGTGAGAATGGTGTACGATACCGACTCGAGAAATTGGAGAAAGGCGGCTATATCAGGAGCTATACTATTTTACTTAATCCGAAAAAATTCGGTAAGAGGATCCTCGCACTATTCAATCTTGAGATAGAGCCGAAGGCGATGAGAAGCACCTTACCCAAATTAGTAAAGCTGAACGAGTTTATCAAAATCTATCAGACCACCGGCCAGTTTTCAATTAATGCTGTTGGTCTTTTCGATAACGAAAATAATTTGACCTCTTTTATTAACAATAAGCTGTTACTCGAATTCCCGATTCAAAATTATACGGTTGAGATCGTAATGCGGAAGGTTAAGGATACTGATTATGAGATATAA
- a CDS encoding PAS domain S-box protein codes for MSNTGKKAPTKLDIPTAGMDKVTLLVLFILAFLFLMVFVPLSSAEDAAGAGRTILVGTYENSPKIYTDEQGNTVGLFPDLLAYIADSEGWEIQYVHGTWTENLERLERNEIDIMPDMAYSDERAEIYAFNNESVLINWGILYTKKDSEIQSIPDLQGKRVAVMNGSIHTVGEAGIIKLVEQFDVDCTFIGVDDYTEVFRLLDTGEADAGVVNRLFGALHEQEFDVEKTNVVFEPVDLKFAFSKNSTLSGLLIERIDYHLLAMKKDPDSIYYQTVEKYLFVPEEMRIPDWVVPAFFGLLGLVALFLLMSAVLKWQVNARTADLRATTEDLEQDVIERKKAEEKLQESEEKYRALVENANEVIVVAQEGVLKFANPKAVEITGYSAEELQNKPFVELIHPDDRAMVVERHRKRLKGEAILGIYPFRIVTKGGKTKWVEINAVLITWEGRPATLNFISDITERKRMEEEIRLSEVLYRTIFESTSAPTVIVGEDTTLVLVNEEFAKLAGYSKDELEGKKSWTEFVVKEDLERMKKHHYARRENASSAPGQYEFRFLDRYGNVQDIYLTIAMILGTKRSVASFMVITERKQAEAALLDALKKREELEEIVNNSPAIVFLWRAAEGWPVEFVSDNIRQWGYTPVDFYSGDVPYASIVYPPDLERVASEVDRYSQEGRTEFVQEYRIITKTGEIRWLEDRTWIRRDAGGVITHYQGIALDITERKRVEETLQESEEKYRNLVERANDGIGILQDGVVKYANQRLLAMGDYSTVELIGAPFTTFIDPNEIPEVVDRYERRFAGEEVPQLYETVLRAKDGRKIYVEFNAGLSTYEGKPADLLFVRDITERKRAEEERESLIKELEMRNVEMERFVYTISHELRTPLVTLQGYADLLREDVERNEERHVETDLTFIENAVTSMGLLLEDTLALSRTGRVLNPPEDVPFGVLIRDALARLTDQIKLSGVEISVAENFPIGHVDRMRAVEVLVNLIENGINFMGDQPYPKIEIGYRLDGEETVFFVKDNGMGLDKSQHEKVFELFYKVDRSGKGTGAGLAIVKRIIEVHGGRIWVESELGKGCTVCFTLPIR; via the coding sequence ATGAGTAACACAGGGAAAAAAGCGCCCACGAAGCTTGATATTCCAACCGCTGGTATGGATAAGGTAACTCTGCTGGTTCTCTTCATACTAGCCTTTCTATTCCTAATGGTTTTCGTGCCGCTCAGTTCCGCAGAGGATGCAGCAGGGGCAGGGCGAACAATCTTAGTGGGTACCTATGAAAACAGCCCCAAAATATATACTGACGAGCAGGGGAACACGGTCGGACTGTTTCCTGACCTTCTGGCGTACATCGCGGACTCAGAAGGCTGGGAGATTCAGTATGTTCATGGCACCTGGACGGAGAACCTGGAGCGGCTGGAGAGGAATGAGATCGATATCATGCCGGACATGGCCTACTCCGACGAGCGAGCGGAGATCTACGCGTTTAACAACGAGTCGGTACTGATTAACTGGGGGATCCTTTACACCAAAAAAGATTCGGAGATCCAGTCGATCCCGGACCTTCAAGGCAAGCGAGTGGCGGTGATGAACGGGAGCATTCATACCGTGGGGGAGGCGGGCATCATCAAGCTCGTCGAGCAGTTCGACGTCGACTGCACCTTCATCGGGGTCGATGACTATACCGAGGTGTTCAGGTTACTGGACACGGGTGAGGCGGATGCAGGCGTCGTCAATCGATTATTCGGCGCTCTTCACGAGCAGGAGTTTGACGTGGAAAAGACCAACGTCGTATTCGAGCCCGTCGATCTCAAGTTTGCCTTTTCGAAGAACTCGACCCTCAGCGGACTCCTCATCGAACGGATCGATTACCACTTGCTGGCCATGAAAAAGGATCCGGACTCCATCTATTATCAAACAGTAGAGAAGTATCTCTTCGTTCCGGAAGAGATGAGGATCCCGGATTGGGTTGTGCCAGCGTTTTTTGGTCTGTTAGGGCTCGTCGCTCTGTTCCTCCTTATGAGCGCGGTACTGAAATGGCAGGTGAACGCAAGAACGGCGGATTTACGAGCCACCACCGAGGACCTTGAGCAGGACGTTATCGAGCGGAAGAAGGCGGAGGAGAAACTGCAAGAGTCTGAAGAGAAATATCGTGCGTTGGTGGAGAACGCTAACGAAGTCATAGTCGTGGCTCAGGAGGGCGTACTTAAGTTTGCCAATCCGAAAGCCGTGGAAATTACGGGCTATTCTGCGGAAGAGCTGCAGAACAAACCATTTGTGGAGCTTATCCATCCCGACGATCGGGCGATGGTAGTTGAGCGCCATCGCAAACGGCTGAAAGGTGAAGCGATCTTGGGCATCTACCCGTTCAGAATTGTTACCAAAGGAGGAAAAACAAAGTGGGTTGAGATCAATGCGGTTCTGATCACATGGGAGGGCAGACCTGCCACTCTGAATTTCATTAGCGACATCACGGAGCGGAAGCGAATGGAGGAAGAAATCAGGCTATCTGAAGTCCTGTATCGAACCATCTTCGAATCCACCAGTGCACCTACAGTGATAGTAGGGGAGGACACGACGTTAGTTCTGGTGAACGAGGAATTTGCCAAACTCGCCGGATACTCAAAAGATGAGCTGGAAGGTAAGAAGAGCTGGACCGAGTTCGTCGTGAAGGAAGATCTCGAACGGATGAAGAAACACCATTATGCACGAAGAGAGAATGCAAGCAGTGCTCCGGGGCAGTATGAATTCCGGTTTCTCGACCGATACGGAAATGTTCAGGACATCTATCTGACCATCGCCATGATCCTCGGAACAAAGAGGAGTGTGGCCTCATTTATGGTCATTACCGAGCGCAAGCAGGCGGAGGCGGCGCTGCTGGATGCGTTAAAGAAGCGTGAAGAGCTGGAAGAAATTGTCAATAACAGCCCAGCTATCGTCTTTCTCTGGCGTGCTGCTGAAGGCTGGCCGGTTGAATTCGTCTCCGATAATATCCGGCAGTGGGGGTACACCCCGGTGGACTTTTATTCGGGTGACGTACCGTATGCAAGTATAGTTTATCCGCCCGATCTGGAGCGTGTGGCCTCTGAAGTGGATCGTTATAGTCAGGAAGGGCGCACTGAATTCGTTCAGGAATATCGGATTATCACGAAGACGGGCGAGATTCGATGGCTCGAGGACCGCACCTGGATAAGACGTGACGCAGGGGGCGTTATCACGCACTACCAGGGGATTGCCCTCGATATTACCGAGCGGAAGCGAGTGGAGGAGACGCTGCAGGAGAGCGAGGAGAAATATCGCAACCTCGTCGAGCGCGCAAATGATGGTATTGGTATCCTTCAGGACGGCGTGGTCAAATACGCCAACCAGCGTTTGCTTGCCATGGGCGATTACAGTACCGTGGAGTTAATTGGTGCCCCGTTTACGACTTTCATCGATCCGAACGAGATCCCTGAGGTCGTTGACCGTTATGAACGCCGATTTGCCGGCGAAGAGGTACCACAACTTTACGAGACGGTGCTCCGGGCTAAGGATGGCAGGAAGATCTATGTAGAGTTCAACGCAGGTCTCAGCACGTATGAAGGCAAGCCCGCCGACCTCCTCTTCGTTCGGGACATCACGGAGCGGAAACGAGCGGAGGAGGAACGCGAGAGTCTTATTAAAGAGCTTGAGATGCGGAACGTGGAGATGGAGCGGTTCGTTTACACGATCTCGCATGAATTGCGGACGCCGCTGGTGACCCTGCAAGGCTACGCTGACCTGCTCCGAGAAGATGTGGAACGAAACGAAGAGAGGCACGTGGAAACCGATTTGACGTTTATAGAGAACGCCGTAACCTCGATGGGGCTACTCCTGGAGGACACGCTGGCGCTCTCCCGTACCGGGCGTGTGCTGAATCCGCCGGAGGATGTGCCGTTTGGCGTGCTGATTAGAGACGCGCTGGCGCGCCTGACAGACCAGATAAAGTTAAGCGGTGTTGAAATTTCCGTTGCCGAGAACTTCCCCATCGGGCACGTGGACCGGATGCGGGCCGTCGAGGTGCTGGTGAACCTCATCGAGAACGGCATCAACTTCATGGGCGACCAACCCTATCCAAAAATAGAGATCGGCTATCGCCTGGACGGCGAAGAAACGGTGTTCTTTGTGAAGGACAATGGCATGGGGCTTGATAAGAGCCAACACGAGAAGGTCTTCGAGCTGTTTTACAAGGTTGACAGGAGCGGCAAGGGCACCGGTGCGGGTCTCGCAATCGTGAAGCGGATCATCGAGGTGCATGGCGGTCGGATCTGGGTTGAGTCCGAACTGGGTAAGGGCTGCACGGTCTGTTTTACGCTGCCGATCCGATAG